The Salvia miltiorrhiza cultivar Shanhuang (shh) chromosome 1, IMPLAD_Smil_shh, whole genome shotgun sequence genome has a window encoding:
- the LOC131019903 gene encoding transcription factor FER-LIKE IRON DEFICIENCY-INDUCED TRANSCRIPTION FACTOR-like — protein MDRFDDENGGIPFPQYYASEFGLIDFMDEANVDQFIDLIRGENIQNDQPIFNLFDQDYQYCRGDESIHVAAAVEDCHFLPPPPPQAELFDFDAGHEFGLLNACEITQAEEEELLMDEDDQSSGSGTTTTATGSRSASGKADRSKTLVSERRRRGRMKEKLYALRSLVPNITKMDKASIVGDAVLYVQDLQIQARKIRAEIAGFEEKTQHKKTTQNGSKSNSTTCFYPTTKKIFKMEVSQVEDRGFYVRIVANGGHSVAALLYRALESLTTFDVRSSSLAASSDQNYVFTFTLHTMEGGVEVNLQSVKVWIASAFLNQGFDFQTS, from the exons atggatAGGTTTGATGATGAAAACGGAGGGATCCCATTTCCCCAATATTATGCAAGTGAATTTGGTTTGATCGATTTCATGGATGAAGCCAATGTGGATCAGTTCATCGATCTCATTCGTGGAGAAAATATTCAAAATGATCAACCTATTTTCAACTTGTTCGATCAAGACTACCAATACTGCCGCGGAGATGAGAGCATTCATGTCGCCGCCGCCGTTGAGGACTGCCATTTCcttccaccaccgccgccgcagGCGGAGCTCTTCGATTTCGACGCAGGCCATGAATTCGGGCTGCTGAATGCATGCGAGATTACCcaggcggaggaggaggaacTTCTCATGGATGAGGATGATCAGTCGTCGGGCTCaggcaccaccaccaccgcgaccGGCTCGAGAAGCGCTTCCGGCAAGGCTGACAGATCGAAAACATTGGTGTCGGAGCGGCGGAGGAGAGGCCGCATGAAGGAGAAGCTCTATGCCTTGCGCTCTTTGGTTCCTAACATCACAAAG ATGGATAAAGCTTCGATAGTGGGCGACGCGGTGTTGTACGTGCAAGACCTGCAAATTCAGGCGAGGAAGATAAGGGCTGAGATCGCAGGTTTCGAGGAGAAAACTCAACATAAAAAAACTACTCAAAATGGTAGCAAATCCAATTCAACAACCTGCTTCTACCCCACAACGAAGAAGATTTTTAAG ATGGAGGTGTCGCAAGTAGAGGATAGAGGGTTTTACGTGAGAATTGTGGCAAACGGGGGCCACAGCGTCGCCGCCCTCCTCTACCGTGCTCTTGAATCTCTCACCACCTTCGACGTCCGGAGCTCCAGTTTGGCTGCATCTTCTGATCAGAATTATGTCTTCACCTTCACTTTGCAT ACGATGGAAGGGGGAGTGGAGGTGAACTTGCAGAGTGTGAAGGTGTGGATTGCTAGCGCTTTTCTCAACCAGGGATTTGATTTTCAGACATCATAA